A genomic segment from Stenotrophomonas maltophilia encodes:
- the selD gene encoding selenide, water dikinase SelD, with protein MATHAQSPAPSTADAPQRLTSLAHGGGCGCKIAPGVLSELLRGVPALPAPAELLVGRETSDDAAVYRLDDRQAIVATTDFFMPIVDDPFDFGRIAATNALSDLYAMGARPLFALAIVGMPINTLPQDTIRGILQGGERACADAGIVVAGGHSIDSVEPIYGLAAIGVLDPQRLKRNADARAGDVLVLGKPLGVGVYSSALKKEVLDADGYRQMIESTTRLNTVGIPLAALDGVHAMTDVTGFGLLGHLLEVCRASGVAAEVDSAQIPLLPQTLPLLQRGCVTGASNRNWASYGTEVRFADGLPAHWQPLLTDPQTSGGLLVSCAPEAVDAVLACFHDAGLGQTAVVGRLGAGAPGVSVR; from the coding sequence ATGGCCACGCACGCGCAGTCCCCCGCTCCTTCAACGGCCGATGCCCCGCAACGACTGACCTCGCTGGCCCACGGTGGCGGCTGCGGCTGCAAGATCGCCCCGGGCGTGCTTTCCGAACTGCTGCGCGGCGTTCCAGCGCTTCCGGCACCGGCCGAACTGCTGGTCGGCCGTGAGACCAGCGACGACGCCGCGGTGTATCGCCTCGATGACCGCCAGGCGATCGTCGCCACCACCGACTTCTTCATGCCGATCGTCGACGACCCGTTCGACTTCGGCCGCATCGCGGCCACCAACGCGCTGTCGGACCTGTATGCGATGGGCGCGCGCCCACTGTTCGCACTGGCCATCGTCGGCATGCCGATCAATACGCTGCCACAGGACACCATCCGCGGCATCCTGCAGGGCGGCGAACGCGCCTGCGCTGATGCCGGCATCGTGGTGGCCGGCGGCCACAGCATCGATTCGGTGGAACCCATCTACGGCCTGGCCGCGATCGGCGTGCTCGATCCGCAGCGGCTCAAGCGCAATGCCGATGCCCGCGCTGGCGACGTGCTGGTGCTGGGCAAGCCGTTGGGCGTCGGCGTGTATTCGTCGGCGCTGAAGAAGGAGGTGCTGGATGCCGACGGCTACCGGCAGATGATCGAGTCAACCACCCGCCTGAATACCGTGGGCATCCCCCTGGCCGCGCTGGACGGCGTGCATGCGATGACCGACGTCACCGGCTTCGGCCTGCTCGGCCACCTGCTGGAAGTGTGCCGCGCCAGCGGCGTTGCCGCCGAAGTGGACAGTGCGCAGATCCCGCTGCTGCCGCAGACGTTGCCCCTGCTGCAGCGTGGCTGCGTGACCGGCGCCTCCAACCGCAACTGGGCCTCCTATGGCACCGAGGTGCGCTTCGCCGATGGGTTGCCGGCACATTGGCAGCCACTGCTGACCGACCCGCAGACCAGCGGCGGCCTGCTGGTGTCCTGCGCCCCGGAAGCGGTGGATGCGGTGCTGGCCTGCTTCCACGACGCGGGGCTCGGCCAAACGGCCGTGGTGGGGCGATTGGGCGCAGGAGCGCCGGGCGTCAGCGTGCGCTGA